A single Nicotiana tabacum cultivar K326 chromosome 5, ASM71507v2, whole genome shotgun sequence DNA region contains:
- the LOC107778080 gene encoding putative auxin efflux carrier component 1b, whose protein sequence is MISLSDLYHVLTAVVPLYVAMILAYGSVKWWKIFSPDQCSGINRFVALFAVPLLSFHFISSNNPYAMNYKFIAADTLQKVVVLGVLAIWSRISSRGSLEWSITLFSLSTLPNTLVMGIPLLKGMYGQASGSLMVQIVVLQCIIWYTLMLFLFEYRGARMLITEQFPDTAGDIISFKIDSDVISLDGKEPLETQAEVGEDGKLHVTVRKSCSSRSEVFSRMSHGLNTGVSLTPRPSNLSNAEIYSLQSSRNPTPRGSSFNHTDLYSMANGKSANMSPRTSNFGNMGFDEESGFGGRANGVYGQGNVGYPAPANAGIFSPATGPGAKKKANGTEAGKDLHMFVWSSNASPASEGGIHVFRGGEYGKEPGVGAHPKDYNDFGREEFTSGNKNPNGCDREGPVLKKLGSSSTVELFPKTANDTKATAMPPASVMTRLILIMVWRKLVRNPNTYSSLIGLTWSLVSFRWNVEMPVIIAKSISILSDAGLGMAMFSLGLFMALQPRMIACGKTIASFSMAVRFITGPAVMAAASIAVGLRGVLLHIAIVQAALPQGIVPFVFAKEYNVHPDILSTGVIFGMLIALPITLVYYILLGL, encoded by the exons atgatCTCACTTTCAGACCTTTACCATGTTCTCACAGCTGTAGTACCACTCTATGTAGCCATGATATTGGCTTATGGTTCAGTAAAATGGTGGAAAATTTTCAGCCCTGATCAATGTTCAGGAATCAACAGATTTGTGGCTCTTTTTGCAGTTCCATTGCTGTCTTTTCACTTCATTTCATCCAACAATCCTTATGCCATGAACTACAAGTTCATAGCTGCTGACACTTTGCAAAAAGTTGTAGTTCTTGGTGTTTTAGCCATTTGGTCAAGAATCAGCTCAAGGGGGTCCCTTGAGTGGTCCATtactttgttttctctttccaCTTTACCAAACACTTTAGTTATGGGAATCCCTTTGTTAAAGGGTATGTATGGTCAAGCTTCAGGAAGTTTAATGGTTCAAATTGTTGTGCTTCAATGTATCATTTGGTATACTTTGATGCTTTTCTTGTTTGAGTATAGAGGTGCAAGAATGCTTATTACTGAGCAGTTTCCTGATACTGCAGGGGATATTATTTCCTTCAAAATTGACTCTGATGTTATTTCATTAGATGGGAAAGAACCATTGGAAACTCAAGCTGAAGTTGGTGAAGATGGTAAACTTCATGTAACTGTTAGAAAATCCTGTAGTTCAAGGTCTGAAGTTTTTTCAAGAATGTCACATGGTCTTAACACTGGTGTTTCATTAACCCCTAGACCATCAAACTTGTCCAATGCTGAGATTTACTCTTTACAATCTTCAAGAAATCCAACCCCTAGAGGTTCAAGCTTTAACCACACTGATTTGTACTCAATGGCGAATGGGAAAAGTGCAAATATGAGTCCTAGGACATCAAATTTTGGTAACATGGGATTTGATGAGGAAAGTGGATTTGGTGGGAGGGCAAATGGGGTTTATGGACAGGGGAATGTGGGGTACCCTGCACCTGCTAATGCTGGAATTTTTTCACCTGCTACTGGACCTGGGGCTAAAAAGAAGGCTAATGGAACTGAGGCTGGTAAAGATCTCCACATGTTTGTTTGGAGTTCAAATGCTTCACCAGCTTCTGAAGGTGGAATTCATGTGTTCAGAGGAGGAGAATATGGTAAAGAGCCTGGTGTTGGAGCTCACCCAAAAG ATTACAATGATTTTGGCCGAGAAGAGTTCACTTCCGGTAACAAGAACCCTAATGGATGTGATCGAGAAGGACCAGTGCTAAAAAAGCTTGGCTCAAGCTCTACGGTTGAGCTGTTTCCCAAGACTGCTAATGATACTAAGGCTACTGCTATGCCTCCTGCTAGTGTTATGACCAGGCTTATTCTGATTATGGTCTGGCGAAAACTTGTTAGGAACCCAAATACTTATTCCAGTCTCATTGGCCTCACTTGGTCCTTGGTCTCATTCAG GTGGAATGTTGAGATGCCTGTGATTATAGCCAAATCAATATCTATTCTCTCTGATGCTGGTCTTGGAATGGCAATGTTTAGTCTTG GTTTGTTCATGGCGTTGCAGCCTAGAATGATTGCCTGTGGAAAAACAATTGCTTCCTTCTCTATGGCAGTGAGATTCATCACTGGTCCAGCAGTCATGGCCGCAGCCTCCATCGCTGTTGGACTTCGAGGTGTTCTTTTGCACATTGCAATAGTTCAG GCAGCTCTACCTCAAGGGATTGTTCCTTTTGTCTTTGCAAAAGAATACAATGTTCATCCCGATATACTGAGCACAGG GGTTATATTTGGGATGTTAATAGCCCTTCCAATCACTCTGGTCTACTACATTTTGCTGGGGCTTTGA